In Methanolobus chelungpuianus, a genomic segment contains:
- the corA gene encoding magnesium/cobalt transporter CorA, whose translation MKKHYSKKAGLAPGTIVHVGEARTERPKITLINYDRNNYEERVVEDIETCFLCKDSSSVTWINIDGVHQVDIVEKIGTHCGLHPLVMEDIVHTDQRPKMEEFESYIYLVLKMLQFDDATAAVTTEQVSIILGPSFILSFQEDEGDTFEPVRERLRNSKGRIRSVGPSYLAYALMDSIVDNYFIVLEKIGEFLELLEEDMIENPTPEILEDIHGIKKEIIYLRRSVWPLREVISRLERSESPLIEKVTMEFLKDLYDHTIRIIETAETYRDITSGIMDVYLSSVSNKMNEVMKTLTIIATIFIPLTFIAGVYGMNFEHMPELGWKWGYPAAWIAMLLVSVSMLMYFRRKKWL comes from the coding sequence ATGAAAAAACATTATTCAAAAAAGGCCGGCCTTGCCCCCGGTACCATTGTCCATGTGGGTGAGGCAAGGACAGAAAGACCGAAGATCACCCTGATCAATTACGACAGGAACAACTACGAAGAGCGCGTAGTTGAGGATATCGAAACATGCTTCCTCTGCAAGGATTCCAGCTCAGTCACATGGATAAACATTGATGGTGTCCACCAGGTTGACATTGTTGAGAAGATAGGGACGCATTGCGGGCTTCACCCGCTTGTAATGGAAGATATAGTTCACACGGACCAGCGCCCAAAGATGGAGGAGTTCGAATCCTACATTTACCTCGTGCTGAAAATGCTGCAATTTGACGATGCAACTGCAGCCGTTACCACGGAGCAGGTGAGCATCATCCTTGGTCCCAGCTTTATCCTGTCATTCCAGGAGGATGAAGGAGATACCTTTGAACCTGTAAGAGAAAGGCTCAGGAACTCAAAGGGACGCATACGCTCTGTAGGTCCCAGCTACCTTGCCTATGCTCTGATGGACTCGATCGTGGACAACTACTTCATAGTGCTTGAGAAGATCGGCGAGTTCCTTGAGCTGCTCGAGGAGGACATGATAGAGAACCCTACCCCGGAGATCCTTGAGGATATCCACGGGATAAAAAAGGAGATAATCTACCTCCGCAGATCAGTCTGGCCTCTCCGGGAAGTCATAAGCAGGCTGGAGCGCTCTGAATCACCACTTATAGAAAAGGTCACAATGGAGTTCCTCAAGGACCTGTATGACCACACTATAAGGATAATAGAGACTGCGGAGACCTATCGTGACATAACCTCAGGCATAATGGACGTTTACCTGTCAAGCGTCAGTAATAAGATGAACGAGGTCATGAAGACCCTGACAATAATAGCAACCATCTTCATCCCGCTCACATTTATAGCCGGAGTGTATGGCATGAACTTCGAGCACATGCCTGAGCTGGGCTGGAAATGGGGATATCCTGCAGCCTGGATAGCAATGCTACTTGTATCCGTTTCCATGCTGATGTACTTCCGCAGGAAGAAATGGCTGTAA
- a CDS encoding alpha-amylase → MASRKCRKEQRKVEPVKAVCVCFEVHLPLPLKWYWPREGYGAPALDKYFEIGRSYNSFLRLEKDTSILNSALLASMEAGGRYAFDISGIFLEQCKWEPAILDSFRQLADKGAGFMASPYYHSICPILPDLQEFREQVSMHMDSLRDIFGVKPVSFTNPELLLDQRTIGICRGLGFKCFISEGSHNIVNGCDPVHVYMNEVPTLLRHINLSEDVEKRLSDRKWPGYPLIAEKFASWVAGMEGDVVTLYTKYDSLQVHLQRNAEIVQFLKELPLSLARHGIEMLLPEEAVGRFRQEELPSLYSKKTARYGMHNLLGNHAQHLYMHELQSIGNELGNLKSHEEYEKLQSIYRYLQQTDIFLEMNAEGRRLGYEKAVNNFSILSDVKRVLTEAGT, encoded by the coding sequence ATGGCCTCCCGGAAATGCAGGAAGGAACAAAGGAAGGTTGAACCAGTGAAAGCTGTCTGCGTGTGCTTTGAAGTCCATCTTCCCTTACCTCTTAAGTGGTACTGGCCGCGGGAAGGATACGGCGCCCCGGCACTTGACAAATATTTCGAGATAGGGAGGAGCTATAACAGTTTCCTGAGACTAGAAAAGGATACCAGTATACTTAACAGTGCCCTGCTGGCATCCATGGAGGCAGGGGGCAGGTACGCATTTGATATCTCCGGGATCTTTCTGGAACAATGCAAGTGGGAACCGGCGATACTTGACAGTTTCAGGCAGCTTGCCGATAAGGGGGCAGGGTTTATGGCATCGCCCTATTATCACTCCATCTGCCCGATATTACCGGACCTTCAGGAGTTCAGGGAACAGGTCAGCATGCACATGGACTCCCTGAGGGACATTTTTGGAGTAAAGCCTGTCAGTTTCACCAATCCGGAACTTCTTCTTGATCAGAGGACGATAGGAATTTGCAGGGGCCTCGGGTTTAAGTGCTTTATCTCGGAAGGATCCCATAATATCGTTAACGGGTGCGATCCGGTGCACGTTTACATGAACGAGGTTCCTACCCTGCTGCGTCATATAAACCTCAGCGAGGACGTGGAAAAAAGGTTGTCGGACAGGAAGTGGCCCGGGTATCCCCTGATAGCAGAGAAGTTCGCGTCATGGGTAGCCGGCATGGAGGGAGATGTTGTAACACTATACACCAAGTACGATTCACTTCAGGTACATCTCCAGAGAAATGCCGAGATCGTGCAGTTCCTGAAAGAACTGCCCCTCTCTCTGGCACGGCATGGCATAGAAATGCTTCTTCCGGAAGAGGCCGTCGGCAGGTTCAGGCAGGAGGAACTGCCTTCCCTTTACTCAAAGAAGACAGCACGTTACGGCATGCATAACCTCCTGGGGAACCACGCCCAGCACCTCTACATGCATGAGCTGCAGAGCATAGGAAATGAGCTTGGGAATCTTAAGTCACATGAGGAATACGAAAAGCTGCAGTCCATCTACCGCTACCTGCAGCAGACTGACATCTTCCTGGAGATGAACGCCGAAGGCCGGCGTTTAGGGTATGAGAAGGCGGTCAATAATTTCTCCATACTTTCGGATGTAAAGCGCGTACTGACAGAGGCTGGCACATGA
- a CDS encoding DUF432 domain-containing protein, with the protein MYDKYTPPFTLNFEGHEISVEKDRENLIYRRTCSYETVEKILLNTQGDFLINPIEPVNLPKPITSFLLIDFEHPVVVGPGTKQKIYLTFPVETGIFIIGRNGDHELIDVLTLSNIKYTLYGAPNNGVVCRYWKSKAFTSYPHPDTRYEGDIELDIINDTTYWMEVTKAVFNAYGMKIYYGKEQLSMRAFMRIINRNLAETGFMTYTTTAEFKRSIELYTSRKIILNGNRGIMEHGL; encoded by the coding sequence ATGTATGACAAATATACCCCCCCTTTCACTCTAAACTTTGAAGGCCATGAGATATCGGTAGAGAAGGACAGGGAAAACCTCATATACAGAAGGACCTGCAGTTACGAGACTGTTGAAAAGATACTCCTCAATACTCAGGGAGACTTTCTTATCAACCCCATTGAACCTGTGAACCTGCCAAAACCCATAACTTCCTTCCTGCTTATCGATTTTGAACACCCTGTAGTGGTAGGCCCGGGAACAAAGCAGAAGATATACCTGACATTCCCTGTGGAGACGGGGATATTTATCATCGGCAGGAACGGAGACCATGAGCTCATAGATGTGCTTACCCTCAGTAATATAAAATACACCCTGTACGGGGCGCCTAACAACGGGGTTGTGTGCAGATACTGGAAAAGTAAGGCCTTTACATCCTACCCCCACCCGGATACACGATATGAGGGAGACATAGAACTTGATATCATCAATGACACAACCTATTGGATGGAAGTAACAAAAGCTGTGTTCAATGCCTACGGCATGAAGATATATTACGGGAAAGAACAGCTATCAATGAGAGCTTTCATGAGGATCATCAACAGGAATCTCGCTGAGACCGGGTTTATGACTTACACTACTACAGCGGAGTTCAAAAGGTCCATCGAGCTCTACACATCCCGTAAGATAATATTGAACGGGAACAGAGGCATAATGGAGCATGGCCTATGA
- a CDS encoding mechanosensitive ion channel family protein, whose product MNVTETISSLPETPETVLKIVGAILVLIIAIAMGKALTIYLQRSLKDKVDKGHLDIILKVGYYGLITLVIVVFILPLTGIESSGLLVTGGVLGIVIGFASQSIVGNLISGFFLIVERPIKIGDQINIANNIGFVEDINIFSTIIRTYDGLYMRIPNQTVFTANITNYVANVTRRFEYVVGIRYSDDAEEAIKIIREIIDNEPFALKNPSPGVFVDTLGDNAVNIIVRIWAPITEWFEMKTRLLWVIKKTLEKNGIEIAFPQRTVWFAGELQTRKVTDTQTELLPEARNMYPLAERTDLTEEIHGLPEMQEGTKEG is encoded by the coding sequence ATGAATGTTACTGAAACCATCAGTTCCCTCCCGGAGACCCCTGAGACCGTGCTCAAGATAGTAGGTGCCATACTGGTGCTTATTATAGCCATCGCAATGGGAAAAGCACTGACCATTTACCTTCAGAGATCCCTGAAGGACAAGGTTGACAAGGGGCATCTCGATATAATACTCAAAGTTGGTTATTACGGCCTCATTACACTGGTTATTGTGGTTTTCATTTTACCGCTGACAGGGATTGAAAGCTCCGGCCTTCTGGTTACAGGAGGGGTGCTGGGTATAGTCATTGGTTTTGCCAGCCAGAGTATCGTAGGTAATCTCATATCAGGTTTTTTCCTCATAGTGGAGAGGCCTATCAAGATAGGCGACCAGATCAATATTGCCAATAACATCGGGTTTGTGGAGGACATCAATATATTCTCCACGATAATAAGGACATATGACGGACTCTACATGAGAATACCTAACCAGACAGTATTTACAGCTAATATTACCAATTATGTCGCGAACGTTACAAGGAGATTCGAATACGTGGTAGGCATCCGTTATAGCGACGACGCTGAGGAGGCCATCAAGATCATACGCGAGATCATTGACAACGAGCCCTTCGCCCTGAAGAACCCGTCTCCGGGGGTGTTTGTGGATACCCTCGGGGATAATGCGGTTAACATAATTGTCAGGATATGGGCGCCTATCACAGAATGGTTCGAGATGAAGACCAGGCTGCTATGGGTCATCAAGAAGACGCTGGAAAAGAACGGGATAGAGATAGCCTTCCCTCAGAGGACCGTATGGTTTGCAGGCGAACTCCAGACAAGGAAGGTCACCGATACACAAACAGAACTTTTGCCTGAAGCCCGGAACATGTATCCCCTGGCGGAAAGAACAGACCTTACGGAGGAAATACATGGCCTCCCGGAAATGCAGGAAGGAACAAAGGAAGGTTGA
- a CDS encoding glycoside hydrolase family 57 protein, whose product MKSVCFYFEVHQPHRLKWFWPDSRSEGFGRYFDDDVNREIFRRVSEKCYLPANRTILELMDESDGKLKLSMSVTGTLLNQCERWGEDVLESFRDLADTGCMEFIDETYYHSLASLFESGDEFMDQVSEHRRAMSDLLGVVPEVFRNTELLYNNSIAALASEMGYKAILMEGIERVLEGRSPNHVYSARDSNIAVLLRNYKLSDDIGYRFSSRWWEEYPLTADKWASWLSRSAGETANIFMDYETFGEHQWADTGIFAFLRALPGEVTDRGVDFLTPSETVSRYAPAGDIDVGDFSTISWADIERDTSAWLGNDMQRRCFEEAKLLGPYVKATGDWELISIWKYLLTSDHYYYMSTKWLGDGDVHSYFSIHSSPYDAGVNFMAVMMDFKEKVFRKLKENRRNG is encoded by the coding sequence ATGAAATCGGTTTGTTTCTACTTTGAGGTTCATCAGCCCCACAGGCTCAAGTGGTTCTGGCCCGACAGCAGGTCGGAAGGATTCGGGAGATATTTCGATGACGATGTCAACAGGGAGATATTCAGGAGGGTGTCCGAGAAGTGCTACCTGCCTGCAAACCGCACAATCCTGGAACTTATGGATGAGAGTGACGGAAAACTAAAGCTCAGCATGTCCGTCACGGGCACTCTCCTGAACCAGTGCGAAAGATGGGGCGAGGATGTGCTGGAAAGCTTCCGCGATCTCGCAGATACCGGATGCATGGAATTTATCGACGAGACATATTATCACTCCCTTGCCTCCCTGTTCGAGTCCGGTGATGAGTTTATGGACCAGGTATCGGAGCATCGCAGGGCAATGTCGGACCTCCTTGGCGTGGTGCCTGAGGTGTTCAGGAACACAGAACTGCTGTATAACAACAGCATAGCCGCCCTTGCTTCTGAAATGGGATACAAGGCCATACTCATGGAAGGGATCGAGCGGGTCCTTGAAGGCCGGTCCCCCAACCATGTCTACAGCGCCAGGGACAGCAATATAGCTGTCCTGCTGAGGAACTACAAACTGAGCGATGACATCGGATATCGCTTCTCATCACGCTGGTGGGAAGAGTACCCGCTCACGGCTGACAAATGGGCAAGCTGGTTATCCCGTAGTGCAGGGGAGACAGCCAATATTTTCATGGACTATGAGACCTTCGGTGAGCACCAGTGGGCGGATACAGGCATATTCGCATTCCTCAGGGCACTCCCGGGCGAGGTCACAGACAGAGGGGTGGATTTTCTCACACCCTCGGAAACCGTCAGCAGGTACGCTCCTGCAGGAGATATCGACGTAGGAGATTTCTCCACAATCTCATGGGCGGATATCGAAAGAGACACCAGCGCCTGGCTGGGGAACGATATGCAGAGGCGCTGCTTTGAGGAAGCTAAATTACTGGGGCCTTATGTAAAAGCCACCGGAGACTGGGAGCTCATCAGCATTTGGAAGTACCTGCTCACCTCGGACCACTATTACTACATGAGCACAAAATGGCTCGGGGACGGGGATGTGCACTCATATTTCAGCATCCACTCCTCACCCTATGATGCAGGAGTCAACTTCATGGCTGTGATGATGGATTTCAAGGAAAAGGTGTTCCGTAAATTGAAGGAAAATAGAAGGAACGGATAA